The proteins below are encoded in one region of Diorhabda carinulata isolate Delta chromosome 3, icDioCari1.1, whole genome shotgun sequence:
- the LOC130891427 gene encoding dnaJ homolog dnj-5 isoform X1, protein MSDKTRALSNEAMEQIIENMTAERQNIDGQYVPLGFTPSSSTSEPLNWNQQTNYINRFTPDVQQYPQQRYNFLPQAQHMFEANGYKKDFDVYKSMQNGNADIGLFDTEYPYVPQMMNNIPEHPLLHSHIDNMPHVSNPSQLIDLVGNWMVPNNSGTYSPFGTSESYKPNVFDLPTDLSNSVHLKDEPRYKTLDPMDDIQFQFTRDARKPRMVAEVKPMRPSYSDVLTKPVPQTVTKPLKNERKDSKPKKDSKKNNKNEKNQKVYTAIGRNNVNNDFKGNADVKDISGEKNSTQTKSDKKTVKGNSFNRKWASLDNISDPQMKVEENKKKKNDDGKNTIQKSSKKFNKTLNDVNVECNSSKSENSNATKNGLKKICKPSVRPKQNDSFGSNDRPPGKRIQRSRKKENHIIFGVVGQKLKQYTKGWWKIFTVFILWLFHLISDICQLSLHISRDMAYNTWTWICLHWFMFLNSTNSFLQTIRVFKWLCDKFKGRKKVDTSDDSSRFTHSGLQNNINMPTTGDEAMKRLLACKGKDPYSILGVAPTCTDDDIKRYYKRQAFLVHPDKNNQPGAEEAFKILVHAFDMIGEPERRASYDRGVVESAQVVQAWSELTELLQQLQQKVEAAANTIRCSSCGLRHKRVKIERPSYAARNCNTCKIHHSAREGDIWAEAKVMGFLWHYYACMEGAVYDITEWAGCQRDNLKHLRPDSHHVQYRIALGKQNQPRRHTPTTHSDRPDLENLLNTLYGQTDGTQNTRRRNKKGNK, encoded by the exons CAAAACAAGAGCACTTAGCAATGAGGCAATGGAACAAATTATTGAGAATATGACAGCAGAGAGGCAAAATATTGATGGGCAATATGTTCCTTTGGGCTTCACTCCATCGTCTTCAACATCTGAGCCCTTGAATTGGAATCAACAAACTAACTATATTAACAGATTCACTCCGGATGTACAACAGTACCCTCAACAGAGATACAATTTCTTGCCTCAAGCTCAACACATGTTTGAAGCTAATGGCTACAAGAAAG attttgatgtttataaatCCATGCAAAATGGAAATGCTGACATAGGGTTATTTGATACCGAATATCCCTATGTGCCCCAaatgatgaacaatattccagaGCACCCTCTGCTCCATTCTCACATTGATAATATGCCTCATGTATCAAATCCTTCACAATTGATAGATTTAGTGGGTAACTGGATGGTACCTAATAATAGTGGTACATATTCTCCATTTGGTACATCTGAAAGTTACAAGCCAAATGTGTTTGATTTACCAACAGATCTCAGTAATAGTGTTCATTTGAAAGATGAACCAAGGTATAAGACTTTGGACCCAATGGATGATATACAGTTTCAG TTTACCAGAGATGCCAGAAAACCTAGGATGGTTGCTGAAGTTAAACCAATGAGACCAAGCTACTCAGATGTTCTAACTAAACCTGTACCTCAAACAGTGACAAAACCCTTGAAGAATGAAAGAAAAGATAGTAAACCGAAAAAAGACAGCAAGAAGAATAACAAGAATGAAAAGAACCAGAAAGTTTATACTGCAATAGGGAGAAACAATGTTAATAATGATTTCAAG GGCAATGCAGATGTAAAAGACATTTCAGGTGAAAAAAACTCTACACaaacaaaaagtgacaaaaagACTGTTAAAGGAAATAGTTTCAATAGAAAATGGGCGTCCTTGGATAACATCTCCGATCCTCAGAtgaaagttgaagaaaataagaaaaagaaaaatgatgatgGTAAAAACACCATCCAAAAGTCTTCTAAAAAATTCAACAAGACATTGAATGATGTTAATGTTGAATGTAATAGTTCAAAGTCTGAAAACTCAAATGCAACTAAAaatggattaaaaaaaatttgcaaacCTTCTGTTAGGCCAAAGCAGAATGATTCCTTTGGAAGTAATGATAGACCGCCAGGAAAACGAATTCAGAGGtctagaaaaaaagaaaatcacaTCATTTTTG GAGTGGTTGGTCAAAAACTGAAACAATATACCAAAGGATGGTGGAAAATTTTTACTGTGTTCATATTATGGCTGTTTCACTTGATCTCGGACATATGCCAGTTAAGTCTTCACATTAGCCGTGACAT gGCTTACAATACTTGGACGTGGATCTGTCTTCATTGGTTCATGTTTCTAAACTCTACTAATAGTTTTCTTCAAACGATAAGAGTTTTCAAATGGTTATGTGATAAATTTAAAGGAAGGAAAAAAGTCGATACATCGGATGATAGTTCTCGTTTTACACATAGTGGCCTTCAAAACAACATTAATATGCCCACAACTGGGGATGAAGCAATGAAAAGGTTATTAGCGTGTAAAGGGAAAGATCCTTATAGTATATTAGGTGTAGCACCAACATGTACTGATGACGATATTAAAAG GTACTATAAAAGACAAGCCTTTTTGGTACATCCTGACAAAAATAACCAACCAGGGGCTGAAGaagcatttaaaattttagttcaTGCTTTCGATATGATTGGAGAGCCGGAACGAAGAGCATCTTATGACAGAG gTGTTGTTGAATCTGCACAGGTGGTCCAAGCTTGGAGTGAATTGACAGAATTACTCCAGCAATTACAGCAGAAAGTGGAAGCGGCAGCTAATACGATTAGATGTAGTTCGTGTGGTCTTAGACATAAGCGTGTAAAAATCGAAAGACCAAGTTATGCTGCACGAAATTGCAATACTTGCAAG ATCCATCATTCAGCACGTGAAGGTGATATTTGGGCCGAAGCTAAAGTAATGGGCTTCTTGTGGCATTACTATGCTTGTATGGAAGGAGCCGTATATGACATAACTGAATGGGCAGGTTGTCAAAGAGACAATCTTAAGCATCTACGGCCCGATTCTCATCACGTGCAATATAG GATAGCACTAGGAAAACAGAATCAACCTAGAAGGCATACTCCAACCACACATAGTGATCGACCAGACTTGGAAAATCTCTTGAATACTCTCTATGGTCAAACTGACGGTACTCAAAATACCCGACGTAGAAATAAGAAaggaaacaaataa
- the LOC130891427 gene encoding dnaJ homolog dnj-5 isoform X2, whose product MSDKTRALSNEAMEQIIENMTAERQNIDGQYVPLGFTPSSSTSEPLNWNQQTNYINRFTPDVQQYPQQRYNFLPQAQHMFEANGYKKDFDVYKSMQNGNADIGLFDTEYPYVPQMMNNIPEHPLLHSHIDNMPHVSNPSQLIDLVGNWMVPNNSGTYSPFGTSESYKPNVFDLPTDLSNSVHLKDEPRYKTLDPMDDIQFQFTRDARKPRMVAEVKPMRPSYSDVLTKPVPQTVTKPLKNERKDSKPKKDSKKNNKNEKNQKVYTAIGRNNVNNDFKGNADVKDISGEKNSTQTKSDKKTVKGNSFNRKWASLDNISDPQMKVEENKKKKNDDGKNTIQKSSKKFNKTLNDVNVECNSSKSENSNATKNGLKKICKPSVRPKQNDSFGSNDRPPGKRIQRSRKKENHIIFGVVGQKLKQYTKGWWKIFTVFILWLFHLISDICQLSLHISRDMAYNTWTWICLHWFMFLNSTNSFLQTIRVFKWLCDKFKGRKKVDTSDDSSRFTHSGLQNNINMPTTGDEAMKRLLACKGKDPYSILGVAPTCTDDDIKRYYKRQAFLVHPDKNNQPGAEEAFKILVHAFDMIGEPERRASYDRGVVESAQVVQAWSELTELLQQLQQKVEAAANTIRCSSCGLRHKRVKIERPSYAARNCNTCKIHHSAREGDIWAEAKVMGFLWHYYACMEGAVYDITEWAGCQRDNLKHLRPDSHHVQYRQVLK is encoded by the exons CAAAACAAGAGCACTTAGCAATGAGGCAATGGAACAAATTATTGAGAATATGACAGCAGAGAGGCAAAATATTGATGGGCAATATGTTCCTTTGGGCTTCACTCCATCGTCTTCAACATCTGAGCCCTTGAATTGGAATCAACAAACTAACTATATTAACAGATTCACTCCGGATGTACAACAGTACCCTCAACAGAGATACAATTTCTTGCCTCAAGCTCAACACATGTTTGAAGCTAATGGCTACAAGAAAG attttgatgtttataaatCCATGCAAAATGGAAATGCTGACATAGGGTTATTTGATACCGAATATCCCTATGTGCCCCAaatgatgaacaatattccagaGCACCCTCTGCTCCATTCTCACATTGATAATATGCCTCATGTATCAAATCCTTCACAATTGATAGATTTAGTGGGTAACTGGATGGTACCTAATAATAGTGGTACATATTCTCCATTTGGTACATCTGAAAGTTACAAGCCAAATGTGTTTGATTTACCAACAGATCTCAGTAATAGTGTTCATTTGAAAGATGAACCAAGGTATAAGACTTTGGACCCAATGGATGATATACAGTTTCAG TTTACCAGAGATGCCAGAAAACCTAGGATGGTTGCTGAAGTTAAACCAATGAGACCAAGCTACTCAGATGTTCTAACTAAACCTGTACCTCAAACAGTGACAAAACCCTTGAAGAATGAAAGAAAAGATAGTAAACCGAAAAAAGACAGCAAGAAGAATAACAAGAATGAAAAGAACCAGAAAGTTTATACTGCAATAGGGAGAAACAATGTTAATAATGATTTCAAG GGCAATGCAGATGTAAAAGACATTTCAGGTGAAAAAAACTCTACACaaacaaaaagtgacaaaaagACTGTTAAAGGAAATAGTTTCAATAGAAAATGGGCGTCCTTGGATAACATCTCCGATCCTCAGAtgaaagttgaagaaaataagaaaaagaaaaatgatgatgGTAAAAACACCATCCAAAAGTCTTCTAAAAAATTCAACAAGACATTGAATGATGTTAATGTTGAATGTAATAGTTCAAAGTCTGAAAACTCAAATGCAACTAAAaatggattaaaaaaaatttgcaaacCTTCTGTTAGGCCAAAGCAGAATGATTCCTTTGGAAGTAATGATAGACCGCCAGGAAAACGAATTCAGAGGtctagaaaaaaagaaaatcacaTCATTTTTG GAGTGGTTGGTCAAAAACTGAAACAATATACCAAAGGATGGTGGAAAATTTTTACTGTGTTCATATTATGGCTGTTTCACTTGATCTCGGACATATGCCAGTTAAGTCTTCACATTAGCCGTGACAT gGCTTACAATACTTGGACGTGGATCTGTCTTCATTGGTTCATGTTTCTAAACTCTACTAATAGTTTTCTTCAAACGATAAGAGTTTTCAAATGGTTATGTGATAAATTTAAAGGAAGGAAAAAAGTCGATACATCGGATGATAGTTCTCGTTTTACACATAGTGGCCTTCAAAACAACATTAATATGCCCACAACTGGGGATGAAGCAATGAAAAGGTTATTAGCGTGTAAAGGGAAAGATCCTTATAGTATATTAGGTGTAGCACCAACATGTACTGATGACGATATTAAAAG GTACTATAAAAGACAAGCCTTTTTGGTACATCCTGACAAAAATAACCAACCAGGGGCTGAAGaagcatttaaaattttagttcaTGCTTTCGATATGATTGGAGAGCCGGAACGAAGAGCATCTTATGACAGAG gTGTTGTTGAATCTGCACAGGTGGTCCAAGCTTGGAGTGAATTGACAGAATTACTCCAGCAATTACAGCAGAAAGTGGAAGCGGCAGCTAATACGATTAGATGTAGTTCGTGTGGTCTTAGACATAAGCGTGTAAAAATCGAAAGACCAAGTTATGCTGCACGAAATTGCAATACTTGCAAG ATCCATCATTCAGCACGTGAAGGTGATATTTGGGCCGAAGCTAAAGTAATGGGCTTCTTGTGGCATTACTATGCTTGTATGGAAGGAGCCGTATATGACATAACTGAATGGGCAGGTTGTCAAAGAGACAATCTTAAGCATCTACGGCCCGATTCTCATCACGTGCAATATAGGCAAGTACTCAAGTAG